A single Sulfurimonas aquatica DNA region contains:
- the putP gene encoding sodium/proline symporter PutP encodes MQIEIIISFAGYMIVMLAIGFYFYFKTEDLSDYVLGGRGLNPSVTALSAGASDMSGWLLLGLPGMIYSDGLVGSWIAVGLVIGAYLNWHYVAKPLRVYTHHLNDSLTIPDYLANRFEDKGNMIRVVTAVVILFFYTLYTSSGLVGGAKLFQATFDIPYSDALLIGSFIIISYTFLGGYNAVSWTDFIQGILMMLALVVTPLVVLFELGGVDNAMAIIESVDPSRVDIIGSASIISIISLLAWGLGYFGQPHILVRFMSIRDKNEVSTAKKIGITWMIVSVIGSLSVGFFGLAYVVANGIDLADSEKVFITLSQLIFKPWIAGFLLAAILAAIMSTIDSQLLVSSSVLTRDIYHAIIHKSASNIELVWVGRATVIIVSIVAWLISADKDSSVLQLVSYAWAGFGAAFGPLIILSLYSPNITKLGAISGMLVGALTVIVYKQLEGGVFDIFELLPGFILSWITILVISRYSSPNSSSISRTFDEVQEQLKS; translated from the coding sequence ATGCAAATAGAGATAATAATATCGTTTGCTGGATATATGATAGTTATGTTAGCTATAGGATTTTACTTTTACTTTAAAACAGAAGATTTAAGCGATTATGTTTTGGGAGGACGTGGATTAAACCCAAGCGTAACAGCGCTAAGTGCTGGAGCTTCTGACATGAGTGGGTGGCTACTTTTAGGTCTTCCAGGGATGATATATAGCGATGGTTTAGTCGGTTCTTGGATAGCGGTTGGTTTAGTTATTGGTGCCTATCTTAACTGGCACTATGTTGCAAAACCATTAAGAGTTTATACTCACCATCTCAACGACTCTTTAACTATTCCAGATTATTTGGCCAATCGTTTTGAAGATAAAGGAAATATGATTAGGGTGGTAACAGCCGTAGTGATTTTATTTTTTTACACCCTTTACACGTCTTCTGGTCTTGTCGGTGGCGCTAAACTTTTTCAAGCAACTTTTGATATTCCCTATTCCGACGCCTTACTTATAGGAAGTTTTATCATCATCTCCTATACTTTTTTAGGTGGCTATAACGCTGTGAGTTGGACGGACTTTATTCAAGGTATTTTGATGATGCTTGCGTTAGTCGTAACGCCACTTGTCGTACTCTTTGAACTTGGCGGAGTAGATAATGCTATGGCCATTATAGAATCAGTGGACCCTTCTCGCGTAGATATCATAGGAAGTGCTTCTATCATATCTATCATCTCTTTACTTGCATGGGGTTTAGGCTATTTTGGTCAGCCTCATATTTTAGTTAGGTTTATGTCCATAAGAGATAAAAATGAAGTGAGTACCGCAAAGAAAATTGGTATCACTTGGATGATAGTTTCAGTTATTGGCTCACTAAGCGTTGGTTTCTTTGGTCTTGCGTATGTAGTGGCAAATGGTATCGACTTAGCAGATAGCGAGAAGGTTTTTATAACGCTCTCTCAACTTATCTTTAAGCCTTGGATAGCAGGTTTTTTACTTGCAGCAATTTTAGCCGCTATAATGAGTACAATTGATTCGCAACTGCTTGTTTCCTCTTCCGTACTGACTCGTGATATATATCATGCTATAATACATAAAAGTGCAAGTAACATAGAGTTGGTTTGGGTAGGTCGTGCGACTGTTATTATAGTTTCTATAGTTGCTTGGCTGATATCTGCTGATAAAGACTCGAGTGTCCTCCAACTTGTCTCATATGCTTGGGCAGGTTTTGGAGCTGCATTTGGACCACTGATAATACTCAGTCTATACTCCCCAAATATTACAAAACTGGGAGCTATATCTGGTATGCTAGTTGGTGCGTTAACCGTGATAGTGTATAAACAACTAGAAGGTGGAGTGTTTGATATATTTGAACTACTCCCTGGTTTTATACTCTCTTGGATAACAATCTTAGTAATAAGTAGATATTCAAGCCCAAATTCAAGTTCAATATCTAGAACATTTGATGAAGTACAAGAGCAACTAAAAAGTTAG
- the proB gene encoding glutamate 5-kinase → MKRVVIKVGSSVLTETTTIAKERMLNLVSLIVEARKKYEIILVTSGAVAAGYTSVQLNRSIPTSKKVLASVGQPILMSAYKNKFDIFNVAISQILLTEEDFNSRVHTQIVQDIINRTLTNDILPIVNENDISTTPDQLFGDNDQLSAHVAFYTGADMLVILSDIDGYYDSNPKDNPKAKIRKVVHEIEKEELEQVHTPNNQFASGGIVTKLMAAKYIMEKKRKMFLCNGYDLAAARDFLIHDKHTKGTLFISKEKDK, encoded by the coding sequence GTGAAAAGAGTAGTAATTAAAGTTGGAAGTAGTGTTTTAACAGAGACAACAACTATTGCAAAAGAGAGAATGTTAAATTTAGTATCTTTGATTGTTGAAGCTAGAAAAAAGTATGAGATAATATTAGTAACCTCAGGTGCAGTTGCAGCTGGATACACATCAGTTCAACTTAACCGTAGTATTCCTACAAGTAAAAAAGTACTTGCTTCAGTCGGTCAGCCAATACTTATGAGCGCATATAAAAATAAGTTTGATATTTTCAACGTGGCAATTTCTCAAATCTTATTGACTGAAGAGGATTTTAACTCTCGTGTGCATACGCAGATAGTACAAGATATTATCAATAGAACACTTACTAATGACATTTTACCTATTGTAAACGAGAATGACATCTCTACAACTCCAGACCAACTTTTTGGAGACAACGACCAACTCTCAGCTCATGTCGCTTTTTATACGGGAGCGGATATGCTTGTCATTTTAAGTGACATTGATGGCTACTATGACTCTAATCCAAAAGACAACCCTAAGGCAAAGATAAGAAAGGTTGTTCATGAGATAGAAAAAGAGGAGTTAGAGCAAGTACATACGCCAAACAACCAGTTTGCTTCGGGTGGTATAGTTACAAAACTTATGGCTGCAAAATATATCATGGAGAAGAAAAGAAAAATGTTTTTATGTAATGGTTATGACTTAGCCGCCGCTAGAGACTTTTTGATACATGACAAACATACAAAAGGAACGCTTTTTATAAGTAAAGAAAAAGATAAATAA
- a CDS encoding response regulator transcription factor, which yields MNEKLTTYKLLFVEDEESTRKNYISYLKRYYRDVYEAEDGEGALKIYREKQPDIMIVDINLPKLNGLDLVKKIRESDQSTKIIMLTAYADVKYLLQAVELNLVKYLVKPVPREALKEALVLAENGIKEYSVVANKIFQLQEGFFWDYEKEELYENKMLVSLTKTETKVISLLASRVSQVFTYDNIVDYLWNDYSENKINSLKTLVKNLRRKLPDESIKNVFGVGYKIE from the coding sequence ATGAATGAGAAACTAACTACATATAAGTTACTTTTTGTAGAAGATGAAGAGTCTACGCGTAAAAATTATATTAGTTATCTTAAACGCTATTATAGAGACGTATATGAAGCTGAAGATGGAGAGGGTGCCTTAAAAATTTATAGAGAAAAGCAGCCAGATATAATGATAGTAGATATTAACCTACCAAAACTAAATGGCTTAGATCTTGTAAAAAAAATAAGAGAGAGTGACCAATCTACAAAAATAATAATGCTCACAGCATATGCAGACGTAAAGTATCTTCTTCAAGCGGTCGAGCTTAACCTTGTAAAGTACCTTGTTAAGCCTGTTCCTAGAGAAGCTTTAAAAGAGGCATTGGTCTTAGCGGAGAATGGCATCAAAGAGTACAGTGTCGTAGCAAATAAAATTTTTCAGCTTCAAGAGGGTTTTTTTTGGGATTATGAAAAAGAGGAGCTATATGAAAACAAGATGCTAGTGAGCTTAACTAAAACGGAAACAAAAGTTATATCACTTTTAGCCTCAAGGGTTTCCCAGGTTTTTACTTATGATAATATAGTTGATTATCTCTGGAATGATTATAGTGAAAATAAAATCAACTCTTTAAAGACACTGGTGAAAAATCTACGAAGAAAATTACCAGATGAGAGTATAAAAAACGTTTTTGGCGTTGGATATAAAATAGAGTAG